TGTCATAAAAAGTCCTCCTTTCTCGCGAAGAAATTCTTCTTCTCAAAACCCTTCAAAAAAAGGTTGAAGGGTTTTGAGAAGAAGGGAGCGAAAGCTCCCTTCTTTCGCTTACAAATTATCTCTCAAGGCGGAAAATTTGCTTGAATAAACCTTTTATGTAATCATCCGAAAGATCTTCTTCAAATGAACCGATTTTAAGTCCGAAAAGACCGCTGTCTTCTGTGCCTTTGTATTCAAATCCTACGAAGATTGGCAGTATATGATGTGTCTAAAGTAATTCCTTTAAAAAGATCATTATTCATAAGAATCCCCCTTTTATAATTATTTCTAAATAAATTATAACATAATTATATATATAAATCAAATTGGTAAATCTTTTGTGCGTTTTATCCCACAGTTGAATCAAAAACACATGTGGTCAAAACCGAAAAAATGAGTTTTTTCAAACAAAACAAAAACCTCAGAAACCGCTTGGTTACTGAGGTTTTGTTGGTCGGGATAACAGGATTTGAACCTGCGGCCTCTTCGTCCCGAACGAAGCGCGCTACCAAACTGCGCTATATCCCGAAATAAAATATTTAGTTTTTCTATATTCCCGTGTCTGTGGGATAACATGTGGTCAAAACTGATTTGACCACATGTATTTAGCTTTTTAAGTCGCCGTAAAGTGGCGGTGTTAAAAGGTTTGTGGGAGTTCGGCTTAATACTAATGAATTGAATAGTACCGTGTCCCGAACGAAGCGCGCTACCAAACTGCGCTATATCCCGATTTATGAAGGGGATAGGAAAAAAGCTTCAGAATGGACAAACTTAGCCAAAGTCCTTGACTTTGGGTCACCCGAAGGCGTACTAAGTACGTCGAGTGGCTAAGTTTGTTCATAGCAAAAAGTTCATTAATTTCAAAGATTTTGAAAAAATCTTTACCTTCATTTTGCTCTTTGCCTTTTGCATTTTGCATTTACGGGAGGGTGCTTAAGACCCTCCCCTATAATCGTCTGGAGTTTTTTAACATTCCCTTTATTTAAAAGTTTATTACTCTGTGCCTTATTTTAATATTAAGAACAATTCCTATTGCCAGAAATGTTGTAACAAGCGACGAGCCTCCGTAACTTAAGAAAGGAAGAGTAATACCTGTTACAGGCATAAGCCCTATAGTCATACATATATTTTCAAAAGACTGGGCAAGAAGCATCATTCCTATACCTGTGGCAATAAATGTGCCCAAAGAGTTTTTTGCATTTGATGCTATATAAAAGCATCTTGCTATAATAAATATTATTATTCCAATTATAATTACAGCACCGATAAAACCAAGTTCTTCGCATGCAACTGAAAATATAAAATCGGTATGCTTTGCAGGTAGAAATCCAAGTTGCGTCTGAACTCCGTTAAAAAGCCCGCTTCCGACAATCTCTCCCGAGCCAACTGCAAGTTTTGACTGAATAACCTGATAACCGCTTCTTAGAGGGTCAAGTTCAGGATTTAAAAAAACTCTTATCCTATCCTTCTGGTACTCGGAAAGGAAGAAAAACCACATAAGAGGTGCTGCACATATTGCCGCTCCGAATGCAGCAAAAATATATTTATAACTTATCCTTGCCACAAACAACATTCCTGCAAAGATTGCAAGAAATACCATAGCGGTCCCAAAATCAGGCTGTAACATTATAAGACCTATTATAAGTGCAAAATGAAGTATAAATAAAACAATATTTTTAGGATTATTAATATCATCTTTACAATAATCCAACTGTACTGCAAAACAAATAATATACCCTATTTTAACAATTTCGGCAGGCTGGAACTTAATTATTCCCAAATCAATCCAACTGTTTCCTCCCACTTCTTCCGCACCGATTCCAATTATTAAAACCAGAATAAGAAGGAATAGATTCAGTCCTAAAATGTAGAGCCATTTTGTTGATAAAAATTCATAGTCCCAGAAAGCCATTAAAAGACAAACGAAAACTCCGCCGAAAAAAGCAACGGTCTGAACTAAAATAATTCTTGATGACCCATAACTTTTAGAAGCACTTAAAACAAGAATAAGACCGATTACAGCAAGTATTATACATGCTGTAAAAAGTGGTGTGTCAAAATTTCTTATATTCTCTTTTATCTTTTTTATCATAAAAAGGTATGCTCCCTTAGGCACTCGGGAGCCAAAACCCCTTATGCCTTAAACTTGTTAAATTTTAATCTTTTTAACTTGGCGTCCTCGTAAGGCGACAGCCTGACTTCGTCCTTCGCATTAAAAATCTTAGAAATTTTCCTACGTTTAAGGTCGAAGAGTTTAAAATTTAGAAATTTTGTTTAAGTCAAAGAAATTTCAAGGATGATACTTACGTATATCCGCAGGAATTTCTGCAGGATTAAGCGAAATTTCTAATTTTAAACCATAAGGTGTTCGACTCCCGAGTGCCTAGCCGTTAGCTATCTTTTTAAATTATCAATAACGTTTTTATTTTCAACTATATTTAACTCTTTTTTCCAGTTTTCTATATTCTGCTCAACATACTTAGAAATTAAACTGCTTATTATCTTTTGTTCAAAGTTTTCTACTTTTGCTACATCATTTTCGTAAGATAAAGGCAATCTTTTTATAATATGATATCCATAAGATGTTTCAACAAGCCCTGAAACAGCTCCGAATTCAAGCGACTTAACACTGTCTTCAAATTCTTTTACCATTTCGCCTTCGGTAAACACATAGCCGTCAGGATTTGATTCCTGGCCAGGATCTTCAGAAAGTTCATTGGCAAGAGTGGTAAAATCTTCACCGTTATTTACTCTTTGTAATATTCCTTCTGCATACGCTTTCTTTTCTTCCTTGTTGGCAACAGGCTGACCTGCATCATCAGTAGTCATAACAAGAATATGTTGTGCTTTGTAATAATTTTCTTCGAAATTCTTGATTTTAGCAGTTTCGGATAAATCAATAACACCGTCATCCATAAGTTTTGCGTACATTGCTTCGCTTATTGCAATGTTTTTTGCGATGTTATCAAGAGCAGTTGAATCGGTATCAAGTTCTTCATAAAAAGACTGATAACTTCCGCCTGTAAACTGGTTTTTAACGGTAGATGCCATCTGTAAAACTTCATCACTAAAAGTAAATCCTGATTTTTGGGCATACTTTGCTATCACATAATTTTCCATAAGTTGATTATATGCAGCATCTTTGGCAGACTGATAGTTGGTTTTACCGTCAACCTTGGTATTCCAGTATTCGTCAAGCTGGTCTTCAGGAATTGACTGTTTTGCCTGCAGCATATACTGATTATAATAAATATTATATTCTTTCATTGAAACTTCTGTGCCGTCAATAGTAAATACTGTTGGTTCAACCTTTCCGCAACCTGCAAAGGCAAAAATCAATGTTATTATTAAAAATGATATTACTGTTCTTTTCATATTTATCATTCCTTTCGCAAAATCGTATTACTTTAATTATACATAAAAATAATAATTTTTAAAGGCTATTTTAGAATTTGTAATATATTTTTAATATTTGAGAGTTTCTCGTCTTTTTCATTTTTATACATTTTATATGAAAATGAAGGTACTGCGCCCGAAGAAACCATTATTCTTTGAGGATATTTTTCTGAAATTTCCGATATTTTTTCAAAATTAAAAAATTCACTGTTTGCAAATTTAAAAGTAATTTTAAGGTTAAAATCCGAAATCTCACAAATTCCGACACTTTCAGCCATTGCTTTTATAAGAGAAATTTCTCCTAAGTTTACAACTGATTCGGGCATATCTGAAAATCTGTCAATAAGTTCGTCAAAAACTTCTGACATATCTTCTTTAGTCTTTATGGAAGAAATCTTCTTGTAAATATCCATTCTTATATCATGGTTTTCGATGTAAGTTGACGGAATAAACGCATTTTCCTTAATATCTACACGGCAACTTATCATATCAGACACTGTTTCGCCCTTTTTCTTTTTGATTGCCTCCTGCAAAATTTTTATATACATATCATAGCCGACAGCATCCATATGCCCATGTTGTTCTGCTCCAAGCACATTGCCCGCGCCTCTTAATTCCAGATCTCTTAAAGCAATTTTAAAGCCTGAGCCGAATTCTGTAAATTCCTTTATCGCTTTAAGACGGCTTTCTGACTGTTCAGTAAGTGCCTTGTTCTTCTGATAGGTAAGATAACAATATGCAAGACGGTTGCTTCGCCCTACTCTTCCTCTTAACTGATATAGTTGGGAAAGTCCAAGTCTGTCTGCATTTTCAACAATTATAGTATTTGCATTTGCAATATCTATCCCTGTTTCAATAATAGTAGTGGAAACAAGTACATCTATTTCACCGTTTAACATTTCAATAAAAGTTTTTTCAATTTGAGTTTCACTCATTTTACCGTGTGCAACTTTTACATTTATATCAGGGAAAAGTTCCGAAAGTTTTCGTGCAACTGAGTTTATCCCCTCAACATTATTATAAAGGTAAAAAACCTGCCCTCCTCTTGCAACCTCTTTGCTTATTGCATTTGCAACAATCTCTTCATTGTATTCCAAAACATAAGTCTGAACAGGAAATCTGTCAAGAGGCGGTTCTTTTAATACACTCATATCCCTTATTCCAAGCATTGACATATGGAGCGTTCTCGGTATAGGGGTTGCACTAAGTGTTAAAACCTCGATATTTTTCTTTATTTCTTTAAGCCTTTCTTTATGTTCAACTCCAAAACGCTGTTCTTCATCTACAATTAAAAGCCCTAAATCTTTAAATTCCACATCTTTTGAAAGCAAACGATGAGTGCCTATTATAATATCAATTTCTCCCGTTTTCAACTTTTTTATTATCTCCGTTTGCTGTTTTTTACTTTTAAAACGGGACAGCATTTCCACTTTGACAGGGAACTCTTCCATTCTTCCTCTGAACGAATTATAATGCTGTTGACAAAGAACGGTAGTTGAAGCAAGATATGCGGTTTGTTTTCCCTCTGCGGCACATTTGAACGCCGCTCTCATTGCGACCTCCGTTTTACCGTATCCGACATCTCCGCAAAGGAGTCTGTCCATCGGGCGTGGTGATTCCATATCTTTTTTTACTTCTTCGATACTTCTTAACTGGTCTTCGGTTTCATCAAAAGGGAAAGTCTGCTCAAAGAGTGCCTGAAGGTCGGTATCTTCCATATACTGATGCCCCTTTGTGTTTTCCCTTTCTGCATACAGTTTTATAAGTTTATCCGCAAGGTCGCTGCAGGCATTTCTTACACGCTCTTTAATCCTGTTAAATTCCTGACCTCCGAATCTGTTTAAACGCACATTTCTTTCCCCTGCGCCTATATATTTGCTTAAATTTTCAAGTTGATTTACAGGCACATATAAAATATCCGTACCGTAATATTTAATCTTTAAAAAATCTCTTGAAATCCCGTCAACTTCCATTTTTAAAGTTCCGAGATACTGTCCTATTCCGTGAACTGTGTGAACAACATAATCCCCTAATTTCAAATCAGCAAAAGAAAGAATATCATCATTTTTAACTTTCTTTTTCTTTACTTTTTTATACTCTCCGAAAATGGAGCCGTCATATAAAAGAACGAACTTTAAGTCAGGATAATTAAATCCCATCACACCTTTTTTCTTAAGAAGATAAACTCCTGCTTTTGAAATTTCATCATTTTCGCCAATTATGGCAGGAAAAATCTGCAAAGAGGTTAAGAAGTTTAAAATATTTCCTGTTTTATTTTCCGAAACAGGAATTACTACTTTATAGCCCTTATTTTTATAATTTATAATATCTTCAGAAAAAAGATTTAACTTGCCGTAATATGATGGCGTTTCGGTAACCGTCACATTAAAAACAAGATGAGGTTTGTACAGTTTGTTTGAGGTTAAAATATTCATAATACCAAAGGTAGTATATGAAAGGAGTTTATCAATAATTTCGTCTTCGTTTTTATAAATTTCTATATCTGGAATAATTATATTTTTTTCTATTAAATCAGTTAATTCTTCATCTCTTCTCAGCCTCAAGGCTTCCTTGTTTTCAAAAAGACGCTGAGGTTCATCAATTACAATAATGGTATCTTCCTTGTCAAAATAGTTAAGAAGAGTGTTATTGCTTTCATAAATCAGACCTATATATTTATCGATACTCGGAAAATATCTTTCATTTTCAAGTTTTATAATATCGCTTTTTATTTCTTCTTTTAATTTACCTTTTTTGCTTTTTACTATTTCTCTTAATTTTTCTTTAAGTTCCTTACATTTATCATCCCCAAAAACCACTTC
This genomic interval from Oscillospiraceae bacterium contains the following:
- the mfd gene encoding transcription-repair coupling factor; translation: MNNLFLNLFNENEEYKKILQSSKNNIINITGLTDTAKPHFLYGILKNTNKKILVIAKNETYAKSLNNMLSFFNINSHIFWERELNFYNIDAKSSDIFVSRINALNSILKDREGIFITTLCAVSQPVIPKDVLENMTFKINNKEEVSLDDLTKKLSVMGYSREPMVEFKGQYSVRGGVLDIFSPLSDFPYRIEFFGDEVDSIRLFDEKTQKSIENLDSVEITVSKEVVFGDDKCKELKEKLREIVKSKKGKLKEEIKSDIIKLENERYFPSIDKYIGLIYESNNTLLNYFDKEDTIIVIDEPQRLFENKEALRLRRDEELTDLIEKNIIIPDIEIYKNEDEIIDKLLSYTTFGIMNILTSNKLYKPHLVFNVTVTETPSYYGKLNLFSEDIINYKNKGYKVVIPVSENKTGNILNFLTSLQIFPAIIGENDEISKAGVYLLKKKGVMGFNYPDLKFVLLYDGSIFGEYKKVKKKKVKNDDILSFADLKLGDYVVHTVHGIGQYLGTLKMEVDGISRDFLKIKYYGTDILYVPVNQLENLSKYIGAGERNVRLNRFGGQEFNRIKERVRNACSDLADKLIKLYAERENTKGHQYMEDTDLQALFEQTFPFDETEDQLRSIEEVKKDMESPRPMDRLLCGDVGYGKTEVAMRAAFKCAAEGKQTAYLASTTVLCQQHYNSFRGRMEEFPVKVEMLSRFKSKKQQTEIIKKLKTGEIDIIIGTHRLLSKDVEFKDLGLLIVDEEQRFGVEHKERLKEIKKNIEVLTLSATPIPRTLHMSMLGIRDMSVLKEPPLDRFPVQTYVLEYNEEIVANAISKEVARGGQVFYLYNNVEGINSVARKLSELFPDINVKVAHGKMSETQIEKTFIEMLNGEIDVLVSTTIIETGIDIANANTIIVENADRLGLSQLYQLRGRVGRSNRLAYCYLTYQKNKALTEQSESRLKAIKEFTEFGSGFKIALRDLELRGAGNVLGAEQHGHMDAVGYDMYIKILQEAIKKKKGETVSDMISCRVDIKENAFIPSTYIENHDIRMDIYKKISSIKTKEDMSEVFDELIDRFSDMPESVVNLGEISLIKAMAESVGICEISDFNLKITFKFANSEFFNFEKISEISEKYPQRIMVSSGAVPSFSYKMYKNEKDEKLSNIKNILQILK
- the rodA gene encoding rod shape-determining protein RodA, which translates into the protein MIKKIKENIRNFDTPLFTACIILAVIGLILVLSASKSYGSSRIILVQTVAFFGGVFVCLLMAFWDYEFLSTKWLYILGLNLFLLILVLIIGIGAEEVGGNSWIDLGIIKFQPAEIVKIGYIICFAVQLDYCKDDINNPKNIVLFILHFALIIGLIMLQPDFGTAMVFLAIFAGMLFVARISYKYIFAAFGAAICAAPLMWFFFLSEYQKDRIRVFLNPELDPLRSGYQVIQSKLAVGSGEIVGSGLFNGVQTQLGFLPAKHTDFIFSVACEELGFIGAVIIIGIIIFIIARCFYIASNAKNSLGTFIATGIGMMLLAQSFENICMTIGLMPVTGITLPFLSYGGSSLVTTFLAIGIVLNIKIRHRVINF